In Frondihabitans sp. PAMC 28766, a genomic segment contains:
- a CDS encoding MFS transporter, giving the protein MLDTAPRTQSHPTHPSSASTSSKARAPKVQTPQPHTLAAKAVIGIAVLCLSTFFAITTELMPVGLLGQMSASLHVSQSTMGIVVTVYALAVAILALPLTVVTSRFPRRTVLVMTLAGYAVSNLMVALAPSFAIVCAGRVIGGISHALFFSVASAYATRIVPPRLAGRAIAFVYSGSSLGFVIGVPVGTTVGEHLGWRVAVGGVAVVCAVLAVIAATLLPQVRGESKPHVGSPRAWRRSGLMSVGIADLLLFAGHYVVYTYIGPYLEEAGLGQDAIGGALLVLGATGIVGLLLAGAFVDRAPRQTLVAAVAVMGAALACLPLVHGSLLGTFVVAGVWMAANGTTGTLFMAAAIRTGGVSPDIAGALINGASNIGIAGGAFVGARVYGAAGLGVLPFSAAAVIATSLVVIVIARRGFPVHGHAQATLSTSSLRTITTSIQVVTSSMPAIRTTTSPTGSIRVARP; this is encoded by the coding sequence ATGCTCGACACCGCCCCGCGCACCCAGTCGCACCCGACGCACCCCTCGAGCGCTTCGACGAGCTCGAAAGCGCGAGCCCCGAAAGTGCAGACGCCTCAGCCCCACACCCTCGCGGCCAAGGCAGTCATCGGCATCGCCGTGCTCTGCCTCTCGACGTTCTTCGCGATCACCACCGAACTGATGCCGGTCGGCCTCCTCGGCCAGATGAGCGCGTCGCTGCACGTGAGCCAGTCGACCATGGGGATCGTGGTGACGGTCTACGCCCTCGCCGTCGCGATCCTGGCGCTGCCTCTCACCGTCGTCACCTCGCGCTTCCCCCGCCGCACCGTGCTCGTCATGACTCTGGCGGGCTACGCCGTCTCGAACCTGATGGTGGCTCTCGCACCGAGCTTCGCCATCGTCTGCGCGGGCCGCGTGATCGGCGGAATCTCGCACGCGCTGTTCTTCTCGGTGGCCTCGGCCTACGCGACCAGGATCGTGCCGCCGCGCCTGGCCGGGCGCGCCATCGCGTTCGTCTACTCGGGTTCGTCCCTCGGCTTCGTGATCGGCGTGCCTGTCGGGACGACTGTCGGCGAGCACCTCGGCTGGCGGGTCGCCGTCGGCGGGGTGGCCGTGGTCTGCGCCGTGCTGGCCGTCATCGCTGCCACTCTGCTGCCACAGGTGCGGGGCGAGTCGAAGCCGCACGTCGGTTCGCCGCGAGCCTGGCGACGGTCGGGGCTGATGTCCGTCGGCATCGCCGATCTGCTGCTCTTCGCCGGGCACTACGTCGTCTACACCTACATCGGGCCGTACCTCGAAGAAGCCGGGCTGGGGCAGGATGCCATCGGCGGTGCACTTCTGGTGCTCGGCGCCACCGGCATCGTGGGTCTTCTGCTCGCCGGGGCGTTCGTCGACCGCGCACCGCGCCAGACACTCGTTGCGGCGGTCGCCGTCATGGGCGCCGCCCTCGCGTGCCTGCCGCTCGTGCACGGGTCGCTGCTCGGCACCTTCGTCGTCGCCGGTGTCTGGATGGCGGCGAACGGCACGACCGGCACGCTGTTCATGGCCGCGGCGATCCGCACCGGCGGGGTGAGCCCCGACATCGCCGGCGCCCTGATCAACGGCGCGTCGAACATCGGCATCGCCGGCGGGGCGTTCGTCGGAGCGCGCGTCTACGGGGCGGCCGGCCTCGGCGTGCTGCCGTTCTCGGCGGCGGCCGTGATCGCGACGAGCCTCGTCGTCATCGTCATCGCACGCCGGGGCTTCCCTGTGCACGGGCATGCGCAGGCCACGCTGTCGACGTCGTCGCTTCGCACCATCACGACGTCGATCCAGGTCGTCACGTCGTCGATGCCCGCGATCCGCACGACGACATCGCCCACCGGGTCGATCCGCGTCGCCCGCCCGTAG
- a CDS encoding FHA domain-containing protein, whose protein sequence is MTTTGWRVAWQTPASVSVSPDRSSYESIGFTDAGPSAGGTGVVQFTIGLDVRLVLVTEGGPVEIRGQDATGHVVHGVIAVVRAPSAAPRVGAEGDDTERPAAPPEPAASEPPPAPAEPDLTNEPLPSRELVAEVQPDLDETVLTPVGLAPDEAAAAIRAVADFDATIVGGGELQGAPAVGDSPGAASRAPRILRVVVTDTNGPRTVEIDGDVFVGRAPRLPAERAVDDGALVVVASRTAHVSATHLQLTRADGRVLGRDLWSTNGTMLAPPTGAPYRLEPGEILPLIAGTRLVLADDVTVDLPTDPLDASKPADAANPSRDGDGEGQRAQ, encoded by the coding sequence ATGACGACGACGGGATGGCGGGTGGCCTGGCAGACGCCGGCCAGCGTTTCCGTCTCCCCCGATCGTTCTTCATACGAAAGCATCGGCTTCACGGATGCAGGGCCCTCCGCCGGCGGCACCGGCGTCGTCCAGTTCACGATCGGGCTCGACGTGCGACTCGTGCTCGTGACCGAGGGCGGCCCCGTCGAGATCCGGGGGCAGGATGCCACGGGGCACGTCGTCCACGGAGTCATCGCGGTCGTGCGCGCACCCTCCGCCGCCCCGCGCGTCGGTGCCGAGGGCGACGACACCGAGCGCCCCGCCGCGCCGCCCGAGCCTGCGGCCTCCGAGCCGCCGCCGGCCCCCGCCGAGCCCGACCTCACGAATGAGCCGCTGCCGAGCCGCGAGCTCGTCGCCGAGGTGCAGCCCGACCTCGACGAGACCGTCCTGACGCCGGTCGGGCTCGCCCCCGACGAAGCCGCCGCCGCGATCCGGGCCGTCGCCGACTTCGACGCGACGATCGTCGGCGGTGGTGAACTCCAGGGAGCGCCCGCGGTCGGCGACAGCCCCGGGGCGGCGAGCCGAGCGCCTCGCATCCTGCGCGTCGTCGTCACCGACACGAACGGGCCTCGCACCGTCGAGATCGACGGCGACGTGTTCGTCGGCCGAGCGCCTCGGCTGCCGGCCGAACGCGCCGTCGACGACGGTGCCCTCGTCGTCGTCGCGTCGCGCACGGCGCACGTCTCGGCCACCCATCTGCAACTGACGCGCGCGGACGGTCGCGTGCTCGGCCGCGACCTGTGGTCGACGAACGGCACGATGCTCGCGCCGCCCACGGGCGCGCCCTATCGGCTCGAGCCGGGCGAGATCCTGCCGCTCATCGCCGGCACCAGACTGGTGCTCGCCGACGACGTCACGGTCGACCTACCGACCGATCCGCTGGACGCGTCGAAACCCGCGGACGCAGCCAACCCCTCCCGAGACGGCGACGGGGAGGGCCAGCGTGCCCAGTAG
- a CDS encoding sensor histidine kinase — protein MWQNDDLPFGRRRPRGSIWLPTIVSLVLQVPVAAVTFHVALGASALPAIAVLLGIGSSFALLARRRYPGPTVVAAGLLSASAIAFGAGPPLAAVPLAIAVVSGILHAARIWVWSTLAGVALVVPTVAYAATQTQLASIRPLAVALVLCFFVGFGEVFRNRRERFREVSRSIAARRRSEAEAERLRIARELHDVLAHSLSQISVQAGVGLHLFDAQPEQARHSLEAIRLTSGQALEEVRGVLGFLRQEGAVPGDEAARSPAPDLSRLPDLVGTYTASGLDVTLDTRIDVDPSRPVQLAVYRIVQEALTNVRRHATASTATVSITVDGAGCRLVIVDDGRAQDATVQPGRGITGMRERAELLGGTLATSLRAGGGFVVEAELPSHPAPRRAPSGDEVRR, from the coding sequence ATGTGGCAGAACGACGATCTCCCGTTCGGCCGTCGCCGCCCCCGCGGCAGCATCTGGTTGCCCACCATCGTCTCGCTCGTGCTGCAGGTGCCGGTGGCCGCCGTCACCTTTCACGTCGCCCTCGGTGCCTCCGCACTGCCCGCGATTGCGGTGCTGCTCGGAATCGGCTCGTCGTTCGCGCTGCTCGCACGCCGCCGGTACCCCGGCCCGACTGTCGTGGCGGCGGGTCTGCTTTCGGCGTCGGCCATCGCATTCGGGGCCGGGCCTCCCCTTGCAGCCGTTCCGTTGGCGATCGCGGTGGTGAGTGGCATCCTGCACGCGGCTCGCATCTGGGTCTGGTCGACGCTCGCCGGCGTGGCGCTGGTGGTGCCGACCGTCGCCTACGCCGCCACGCAGACGCAGCTCGCGAGCATCCGCCCACTGGCCGTCGCCCTGGTGCTGTGCTTCTTCGTCGGGTTCGGCGAGGTCTTCCGCAACCGGCGCGAGCGCTTTCGCGAGGTCTCTCGCAGCATCGCCGCCAGGCGGCGCTCCGAGGCCGAGGCCGAGCGGCTACGCATCGCGCGCGAGCTGCACGATGTGCTCGCGCATTCGCTGTCGCAGATCAGCGTGCAGGCGGGAGTCGGGCTGCATCTCTTCGACGCGCAGCCCGAGCAGGCTCGTCACAGCCTCGAGGCGATCCGGCTCACGAGCGGCCAAGCCCTCGAAGAGGTGCGCGGCGTCCTCGGCTTCCTCCGCCAGGAAGGCGCCGTGCCCGGCGACGAGGCGGCCCGCTCCCCCGCCCCCGACCTCTCGCGGCTGCCGGATCTCGTCGGCACGTACACGGCATCCGGCCTCGACGTGACGCTCGATACCCGCATCGACGTCGACCCGTCGCGCCCCGTCCAGCTCGCGGTCTACCGCATCGTGCAGGAGGCCCTCACCAACGTCAGACGGCACGCGACGGCCTCCACCGCCACGGTCAGCATCACGGTCGACGGCGCGGGCTGCCGGCTGGTGATCGTCGACGACGGGCGGGCGCAGGACGCCACGGTGCAGCCCGGGCGCGGCATCACGGGCATGCGCGAGCGTGCCGAGCTGCTCGGCGGCACGCTCGCCACGTCGCTTCGGGCAGGCGGCGGCTTCGTCGTCGAGGCCGAGCTTCCGTCGCATCCTGCGCCCCGCCGCGCCCCGTCGGGTGACGAGGTGCGGCGATGA
- a CDS encoding DMT family transporter, whose product MSSNLSDLADQVSLTPYQALGIPIALVGAMFLSIGAQLQHRGVAKIERKFGRASSGFSIKQLTRLIGRPSWVIGTALCALAIVFQLTSLSFAPLIVVQPLGAVALVVTAILNSRTSHQKLSRPAKRSILFCVGGVALFVGVAALTAVEHRITTGQIVVVLVILAVIFAIFLVAFSLFRRRIRALFYIIGAGFMYGFVATMAKIIINRVEGHHIDVLTVICFLALCVVGLLGGYFVTNAYSSGPPDLVIAGLTVIDPMVAVGIGVIVLGEASHAPWWASIFFVIAGALAVFGVFQLAKYHPQTRA is encoded by the coding sequence GTGTCTTCGAACCTCAGCGACCTGGCCGACCAGGTCTCCCTGACCCCGTATCAGGCCCTGGGGATCCCGATAGCGCTCGTCGGCGCCATGTTCCTGTCGATCGGCGCGCAGCTGCAGCATCGAGGCGTGGCGAAGATCGAGCGGAAGTTCGGCCGGGCCTCGTCCGGCTTCAGCATCAAGCAGCTGACGAGGCTGATCGGCCGGCCGTCGTGGGTGATCGGCACGGCTCTCTGCGCCCTCGCGATCGTCTTCCAGCTGACCAGCCTCAGCTTCGCACCCCTCATCGTCGTGCAGCCTCTCGGGGCGGTCGCCCTCGTGGTCACGGCGATCCTGAATTCGCGCACCAGCCATCAGAAGCTCTCCCGGCCGGCCAAGCGCTCGATCCTGTTCTGCGTCGGCGGCGTGGCCCTGTTCGTGGGCGTCGCTGCGCTCACCGCCGTGGAGCACCGGATCACGACGGGACAAATCGTCGTCGTCCTCGTGATCCTGGCGGTGATCTTCGCGATCTTCCTCGTCGCGTTCTCGCTCTTCCGCCGGCGAATCCGGGCGCTCTTCTACATCATCGGGGCCGGGTTCATGTACGGCTTCGTCGCCACGATGGCGAAGATCATCATCAACCGCGTCGAAGGGCACCACATCGACGTGCTGACGGTGATCTGCTTCCTCGCCCTCTGCGTCGTGGGCCTGCTGGGCGGCTACTTCGTCACCAACGCGTACTCGTCGGGGCCGCCCGATCTCGTCATCGCGGGGCTCACCGTCATCGACCCCATGGTCGCCGTGGGCATCGGCGTGATCGTCCTGGGCGAGGCGTCGCACGCTCCGTGGTGGGCGTCGATCTTCTTCGTCATCGCGGGGGCGCTGGCCGTGTTCGGCGTGTTCCAGTTGGCGAAATACCATCCGCAGACACGAGCCTGA
- a CDS encoding ATP-binding cassette domain-containing protein, with protein sequence MVGPTNGRLDERELHRVTAPTDQPDAPVITADDLSLVYPARGGRPEVRAVDGVTFTLEPGEILAVLGESGSGKSTLALGLAGLAYGSRPPEGRPLVAGGELTVLGQRIKTMSKRRRDRLTGAVGYLSQNDGDVLNPDLTVGEAVAEPLYERDRRFDRKEAGRLVANLVDSVHLPLSTMLKQTWELSAGQRQRIALARSLVLEPQLLIADEPARGVDVLVRRSVLELLRTLHGNRQFSAVVVTSSVTEARAVADRMAVLREGRVVGYGDIDDVLDDAVDPYVKALSQASPLDIVPDSDRTPKKHKP encoded by the coding sequence ATGGTCGGCCCGACGAATGGGCGACTCGACGAGAGAGAGCTCCACCGCGTGACCGCCCCCACCGACCAACCCGACGCCCCGGTGATCACCGCCGACGACCTCTCGCTGGTGTACCCGGCGCGAGGCGGCCGACCCGAGGTGCGCGCGGTCGACGGTGTGACGTTCACTCTCGAGCCCGGCGAGATCCTCGCGGTCCTCGGCGAGAGCGGCTCGGGCAAGTCGACGCTCGCGTTAGGCCTCGCCGGCCTCGCCTACGGCTCGCGACCGCCCGAAGGCCGCCCCCTCGTCGCCGGCGGCGAGCTGACCGTGCTCGGCCAGCGCATCAAGACCATGTCCAAGCGCCGCCGCGACCGACTCACCGGGGCCGTCGGCTACCTGTCGCAGAACGACGGCGACGTGCTCAACCCCGACCTCACCGTCGGCGAGGCCGTCGCCGAGCCGCTCTACGAGCGCGACCGACGCTTCGATCGCAAAGAGGCCGGTCGCCTCGTCGCCAACCTCGTCGACTCGGTGCACCTGCCGCTCAGCACGATGCTCAAGCAGACGTGGGAGCTCAGCGCCGGCCAGCGCCAGCGCATCGCTCTGGCACGCAGCCTCGTGCTCGAGCCGCAGCTGCTCATCGCCGACGAGCCGGCCCGGGGGGTCGACGTGCTCGTGCGGCGATCGGTTCTCGAGCTGCTGCGCACCCTGCACGGCAACCGGCAGTTCTCGGCGGTCGTCGTGACCTCGTCGGTGACCGAGGCCCGCGCCGTCGCCGACCGCATGGCAGTGCTGCGCGAAGGGCGTGTCGTCGGCTACGGCGACATCGACGACGTCCTCGACGATGCCGTCGACCCGTACGTGAAGGCCCTGTCGCAGGCGTCGCCGCTCGACATCGTGCCCGACTCCGACCGCACCCCGAAAAAGCACAAGCCCTAG
- a CDS encoding SHOCT domain-containing protein yields the protein MTAALASLPLVQHAIGPWGDGGGYGPGFGHVGFPWPLVFIPVFWLAVIVVVGLVFGRRFRRAAASRAQFGPHGFGPGAGFGPWGHGGWGAAVGTGSAEQVLSDRFARGDIDEVEYRARLEVLRASQQGPGPVA from the coding sequence ATGACCGCCGCACTCGCCTCACTGCCTCTCGTGCAGCACGCTATCGGGCCCTGGGGGGACGGAGGAGGCTACGGGCCGGGCTTCGGGCACGTCGGTTTTCCGTGGCCGCTGGTCTTCATCCCCGTGTTCTGGCTGGCGGTGATCGTCGTCGTCGGGCTCGTGTTCGGGCGGAGGTTCAGGCGCGCTGCCGCGTCTCGGGCGCAGTTCGGGCCGCACGGCTTCGGCCCCGGGGCCGGCTTCGGCCCCTGGGGCCACGGCGGATGGGGTGCTGCCGTTGGGACCGGATCGGCCGAGCAGGTGCTCTCCGACCGCTTCGCGCGAGGCGACATCGACGAGGTCGAGTATCGCGCCCGGCTCGAAGTGCTGCGCGCCTCGCAGCAGGGCCCCGGCCCCGTCGCCTAG
- a CDS encoding glycosyltransferase, which yields MTDDHPDATSRRPLRILIAGDTFPPDVNGAANFTERLAVGLAGRGHDVHIIAPAATRRHGTFEEEHAGATLTVHRLNSTRWPLHDWLRFATPWAVQHNTRPIVDAFQPDVVHIQAHIVIGRGLTKVARARGIRVIATNHFMPDNLIEHAPPMPRKLLNWIAKLAWQDAANTYKLVQDITTPTRKAADYLEAATGIRGVYAISCGIAADDYTARRDRPKTNRIVFVGRVTAEKNIDVLLGAMTKLAPDLNATLTIVGGGDLLGRLKQTTVDLGIADRVTFAGYLSDDELRLTLTGSTVFAMPSTAELQSIASLEAMASGLPIVVADAMALPHLVDQGSNGYLFKPGDSDDLAAKLTEVLTKSDDDYVAMRRASLKMIEPHDIKRTLDTFEKLYRGEPVVAQAADAEGARTGADEGAGR from the coding sequence GTGACAGACGACCATCCTGACGCCACCTCCCGTCGACCGCTCCGGATCCTGATCGCGGGCGACACGTTCCCTCCCGACGTCAACGGGGCGGCGAACTTCACCGAGCGTCTCGCCGTCGGCCTCGCGGGCCGCGGCCACGACGTGCACATCATCGCCCCCGCCGCCACGCGCCGCCACGGCACCTTCGAGGAGGAGCACGCGGGCGCCACGCTGACCGTGCACCGCCTCAACTCGACACGCTGGCCCCTGCACGACTGGCTCCGCTTCGCGACGCCGTGGGCGGTGCAGCACAACACCCGCCCGATCGTCGACGCCTTCCAGCCCGACGTCGTGCACATCCAGGCGCACATCGTCATCGGCCGCGGCCTGACGAAGGTCGCCCGTGCCCGCGGCATCCGGGTCATCGCCACCAATCACTTCATGCCCGACAACCTGATCGAACATGCGCCGCCCATGCCCCGCAAGCTGCTGAACTGGATCGCGAAGCTCGCCTGGCAGGACGCCGCCAACACCTACAAGCTCGTGCAGGACATCACGACGCCGACGCGCAAGGCGGCCGACTACCTCGAGGCGGCCACCGGCATCCGCGGGGTCTACGCCATCTCGTGCGGCATCGCCGCCGACGACTACACGGCCCGCCGCGACCGCCCGAAGACGAACCGCATCGTGTTCGTCGGGCGCGTCACCGCCGAGAAGAACATCGACGTGCTGCTGGGGGCGATGACCAAGCTGGCGCCCGACCTGAACGCCACCCTGACCATCGTCGGCGGCGGCGACCTGCTCGGCCGGCTGAAGCAGACGACGGTCGACCTCGGGATCGCGGACCGGGTCACCTTCGCGGGCTACCTCTCGGACGACGAACTGCGGCTCACCCTGACGGGCAGCACCGTCTTCGCCATGCCGTCCACCGCCGAGCTGCAGAGCATCGCCAGCCTCGAGGCCATGGCGTCCGGCCTGCCCATCGTCGTGGCCGACGCCATGGCCCTGCCGCACCTCGTCGACCAGGGCTCGAACGGTTACCTCTTCAAGCCGGGCGACTCCGACGACCTGGCCGCAAAGCTCACCGAGGTGCTCACCAAGAGCGACGACGACTACGTCGCCATGCGCCGCGCAAGCCTCAAGATGATCGAGCCGCACGACATCAAGCGCACCCTCGACACCTTCGAGAAGCTGTATCGTGGTGAGCCGGTGGTCGCCCAGGCCGCCGACGCCGAGGGTGCCCGCACGGGCGCCGACGAAGGCGCGGGGCGGTAG
- a CDS encoding response regulator transcription factor, whose translation MIRVVVADDQQLIRAGFHALLDSEPDIEVVGEASTGAEAVRVARVERPDVILMDIRMPDGDGLWATGEIVGDPALAGTHVVIVTTFELDDYVAQAIRAGASGFLVKDTEPVELIRSVRVAAGGEALLSPGVTKRLLVRVASGLKAPADLSVLDPLTERERDVLTLVGAGLTNTEIGERLFLSPLTAKTHVSRIMSKLGARDRVHLVVVAYETGLVQPGWY comes from the coding sequence ATGATCCGGGTGGTCGTCGCCGACGACCAACAGCTGATCCGCGCCGGCTTCCACGCCCTGCTCGACTCGGAGCCCGACATCGAGGTGGTCGGCGAGGCCTCGACCGGCGCCGAGGCCGTGCGGGTGGCGCGGGTCGAGCGACCCGACGTGATCCTGATGGACATCCGCATGCCCGACGGCGACGGGCTCTGGGCCACCGGAGAGATCGTCGGCGACCCGGCTCTGGCCGGCACGCACGTGGTGATCGTGACGACGTTCGAGCTCGACGACTACGTCGCGCAGGCAATCCGGGCCGGAGCCAGCGGATTCCTCGTCAAGGACACCGAGCCGGTCGAGCTGATCCGCTCGGTTCGCGTCGCCGCGGGCGGGGAGGCGCTGCTCTCCCCCGGTGTCACGAAGCGGCTGCTCGTGCGAGTCGCGAGCGGGCTGAAGGCGCCCGCCGACCTCAGCGTGCTCGACCCGCTCACCGAGCGCGAGCGCGACGTGCTGACGCTGGTCGGCGCCGGCCTCACGAACACCGAGATCGGCGAGCGGCTCTTCTTGAGCCCGCTGACGGCGAAGACGCACGTCTCGCGCATCATGTCGAAGCTCGGGGCCCGAGACCGCGTGCACCTCGTCGTCGTCGCCTACGAGACGGGGCTCGTGCAGCCGGGGTGGTACTGA
- the def gene encoding peptide deformylase, whose translation MAVRPITITGEPVLHEPAHDVTDFDETLRTLVADMLETMDAAPGVGLAGPQVGLPLRLFVYSYVDDDGVSWRGEAINPQLWQTPLSIEPLDDEEESEGCLSIPGERFPLRRAEGVILRAVDVNQEQFEIEARGWLARIFQHEYDHLDGILYADRLEHPFSKAATKAIRKNSWGAPGQSWVPGVDHPEG comes from the coding sequence ATGGCAGTCCGACCCATCACCATCACCGGGGAGCCCGTGCTCCACGAGCCCGCGCACGACGTCACCGATTTCGACGAGACGCTGCGCACCCTCGTCGCCGACATGCTCGAGACGATGGACGCCGCTCCCGGTGTCGGCCTCGCCGGCCCGCAGGTGGGCCTGCCGCTGCGCCTGTTCGTCTACTCGTACGTCGACGACGACGGGGTCTCGTGGCGCGGCGAGGCGATCAACCCGCAGCTCTGGCAGACTCCGCTCTCGATCGAGCCCCTCGACGACGAAGAGGAGTCGGAGGGCTGCCTCTCCATCCCCGGCGAGAGGTTCCCGCTGCGGCGTGCCGAGGGCGTGATCCTGCGAGCCGTCGACGTCAACCAGGAGCAGTTCGAGATCGAGGCCCGCGGCTGGCTCGCCCGCATCTTCCAGCACGAGTACGACCACCTCGACGGCATCCTCTACGCCGATCGCCTCGAGCACCCGTTCTCGAAGGCGGCCACCAAGGCCATTCGGAAGAACAGCTGGGGCGCTCCCGGCCAGTCGTGGGTGCCGGGGGTCGACCACCCCGAGGGGTGA
- a CDS encoding D-isomer specific 2-hydroxyacid dehydrogenase family protein, with translation MSNTPTAPSDSPRGHRAVLTESAALDPAHRPTPGPIAIGPESADHIEKAIQDAGGMLGPVDDSTRGLMWLSHKAIDELDHVLTDHPNIEWVQLPMAGVDMFASVMKKYADRPKPLWTSAKGAYSEPVAEHAVALTLALLRVFPERVRAEGWSSVPKGISLYGLNVVIIGAGGIALEIMRLLEPFAPSITIVRRSTTPVPGAAKTVATASLGDVLPDADVVIVAAAMTADTSKLFGEAEFDAMKETAVLVNIARGGLVDTDALVAALDAEKIWGAGLDVTDPEPLPDGHPLWTNARALITPHQADTPDMVAPLLAERIRHNVRALGGDGDFIGVVDPAQGY, from the coding sequence GTGTCGAACACCCCCACCGCACCGAGCGACTCGCCGCGGGGCCACCGCGCCGTCCTCACCGAGTCGGCCGCCCTCGATCCTGCGCACCGCCCCACCCCGGGCCCGATCGCGATCGGCCCCGAGTCGGCCGACCACATCGAGAAGGCGATCCAGGATGCTGGGGGCATGCTCGGCCCCGTCGACGACTCGACCCGCGGGCTCATGTGGCTCAGCCACAAGGCCATCGACGAGCTCGACCACGTGCTCACCGACCACCCGAACATCGAGTGGGTGCAGCTGCCGATGGCCGGCGTGGACATGTTCGCCTCGGTCATGAAGAAGTACGCCGACCGGCCGAAGCCCCTGTGGACGAGTGCCAAGGGCGCGTACTCCGAGCCCGTCGCCGAGCACGCCGTGGCACTGACGCTCGCGCTCTTGCGCGTCTTCCCCGAGCGCGTGCGAGCCGAGGGCTGGTCGAGCGTGCCGAAGGGCATCTCGCTCTACGGGCTGAACGTCGTGATCATCGGCGCCGGCGGTATCGCGCTCGAGATCATGCGCCTGCTCGAGCCGTTCGCCCCGTCGATCACGATCGTGCGGCGCAGCACCACCCCGGTGCCCGGTGCGGCGAAGACCGTGGCGACCGCCTCACTCGGCGACGTGCTGCCCGACGCCGACGTCGTGATCGTCGCTGCGGCCATGACCGCGGACACGTCGAAGCTGTTCGGCGAGGCCGAGTTCGACGCGATGAAAGAGACGGCCGTGCTGGTCAACATCGCCCGCGGCGGCCTCGTCGACACCGACGCCCTGGTCGCGGCGCTCGACGCCGAGAAGATCTGGGGCGCCGGCCTCGATGTGACCGACCCCGAACCGCTGCCCGACGGCCACCCGCTGTGGACGAACGCCCGCGCGCTGATCACGCCGCACCAGGCCGACACGCCCGACATGGTGGCGCCGCTGCTCGCCGAGCGCATCCGCCACAACGTGCGGGCGCTCGGCGGCGACGGCGACTTCATCGGGGTGGTCGACCCCGCCCAGGGCTACTAG